From a single Nicotiana tabacum cultivar K326 chromosome 8, ASM71507v2, whole genome shotgun sequence genomic region:
- the LOC107822422 gene encoding putative F-box protein At1g32420 yields the protein MKKKKIVAIGTLCIPHEIIFEILKKIPVKSLMRFRCVSKSFCSLISEPLFIEAHQKLSTAQFHVSCSSLATRENVIQYFNQSRFSKLHSLASTNGLVCLWNFYGEVAVCNPFTQEHIFLPNQRPSITCCSLGFDPTTKKYKVIKAQYYILDDRDYSCKVRYWIYTIGVDNLWREIPDCANIFPIYNFVYIGGVIYCVNRLSKPYNIAAFSVENEKLIRMILSPDEVSTSKSPPKIVEIKGQVALVDQRKFGGDDKVSLYVLNGTGETETWVKHIIALPLELINTKYLPLFNTNPKGEILIPDAGRTILQMFLYDIAKKDWRKVDIHGICERVHRVSWVGVLLNLVENIWSLK from the coding sequence atgaagaaaaagaagattgtTGCCATTGGTACTTTATGTATTCCGCACGAGATTATCTTTGAAATTCTAAAAAAGATTCCTGTCAAGTCTCTAATGCGTTTTAGATGCGTTTCGAAATCCTTTTGCTCCCTTATATCAGAACCCTTATTCATTGAAGCACATCAAAAGTTGTCCACTGCTCAATTTCATGTAAGTTGCTCATCTTTGGCGACTCGCGAAAATGTCATTCAGTACTTTAATCAGTCACGTTTCAGTAAGCTTCACTCTCTAGCATCTACCAATGGCTTAGTTTGTCTATGGAACTTTTATGGAGAAGTTGCTGTTTGTAATCCTTTTACACAAGAACATATCTTTCTTCCTAATCAACGACCTTCAATCACTTGTTGCTCCCTGGGTTTTGATCCCACCaccaagaaatataaagtaatcAAGGCACAGTACTATATACTAGATGATCGAGATTATTCATGTAAAGTGAGATATTGGATTTACACTATCGGGGTGGACAATTTATGGAGGGAGATTCCTGACTGCGCCAACATTTTCCCTATATACAATTTTGTTTATATCGGCGGAGTCATTTATTGTGTAAATAGGCTTTCAAAGCCTTACAATATAGCTGCATTCagtgttgaaaatgaaaagttaatTAGAATGATTTTGTCCCCTGATGAGGTATCGACTTCAAAATCTCCAccaaaaatagtagaaataaaggGACAAGTTGCACTTGTAGATCAAAGAAAGTTTGGAGGCGATGACAAGGTTAGTTTGTATGTTCTTAATGGTACTGGTGAAACTGAGACATGGGTGAAACATATAATTGCGCTGCCATTAGAGTTAATAAACACAAAATATTTGCCTTTATTTAACACTAACCCTAAGGGAGAGATATTGATTCCGGACGCGGGTAGAACGATTTTGCAAATGTTCTTATATGACATTGCAAAGAAAGATTGGAGAAAAGTTGATATACATGGAATTTGTGAACGAGTACACCGTGTGAGTTGGGTTGGTGTTTTGCTAAATCTTGTGGAGAATATTTGGTCCTTGAAATAA